The following are encoded together in the Mesoplodon densirostris isolate mMesDen1 chromosome 2, mMesDen1 primary haplotype, whole genome shotgun sequence genome:
- the LOC132483255 gene encoding LOW QUALITY PROTEIN: major histocompatibility complex class I-related gene protein (The sequence of the model RefSeq protein was modified relative to this genomic sequence to represent the inferred CDS: deleted 2 bases in 2 codons; substituted 1 base at 1 genomic stop codon) has product MVFLLPLIIVLAVMHSDARTHSLRYFHLGISDPGYGMPEFISVGYVDSHPITMYDSVSWQEPQALWMAENLAPDHRERGPRAAAGRQQTFKVELEQQQHHCNHSGFHTYQRMIGCELLXDGNTMGFLQHAYDGQDFSIFSKDTLSWMALNNVAHITKRAWEASQHELRYQKNWLEEERIAWLKRFLEYGKGTLQRTEISMIWMKNGEEIVQEMDYGDLLPSGDGTYQTWVSVELDPQSSDLYSCHVEHGSVHVVLQGSQESETMLLAMKAVGFIVLAIAMSGVGVVAWQRKP; this is encoded by the exons ATGGTGTTCCTGTTACCTCTCATCATTGTATTAGCAGTGATGCACAGTGACGCTC GGACTCACTCTCTGAGATATTTTCACCTGGGCATCTCAGATCCTGGCTATGGGATGCCTGAATTTATTTCAGTTGGGTATGTGGATTCTCATCCCATTACCATGTATGACAGTGTCTCTTGGCAGGAGCCACAGGCCCTGTGGATGGCGGAGAACCTGGCGCCTGATCACCGGGAGAGGGGTCCACGC GCTGCTGCGGGACGGCAGCAGACGTTCAAGGTGGAActggagcagcagcagcatcactgcAATCACTC GGGTTTCCACACTTACCAGAGAATGATTGGCTGTGAGTTACTGTAGGATGGAAACACCATGGGGTTTCTCCAACATGCATATGACGGACAGGATTTCAGTATCTTCAGTAAAGATACCCTCTCCTGGATGGCTCTGAATAATGTGGCTCACATCACCAAGCGGGCATGGGAGGCCAGTCAGCACGAGCTACGATATCAAAAGAATTGGCTGGAAGAAGAACGTATTGCCTGGTTAAAGAGATTTCTGGAGTATGGGAAAGGTACCCTACAAAGGACAG AAATTTCCATGATCTGGATG AAAAATGGGGAAGAAATTGTCCAAGAAATGGACTATGGAGACCTTCTTCCCAGTGGGGATGGGACCTATCAGACATGGGTGTCAGTTGAGCTGGATCCTCAGAGCAGCGACCTTTACTCCTGTCATGTGGAGCACGGCAGTGTCCACGTGGTTCTTCAGGGTTCCCAGG aATCAGAAACCATGCTTCTGGCGATGAAAGCTGTTGGGTTCATTGTCCTCGCCATTGCCATGTCGGGAGTTGGTGTCGTAGCCTGGCAAAGGAAGCCCTGA